Below is a window of Paraburkholderia azotifigens DNA.
ATCGGACAAGCCGATCGTGCTGCTCGCATCGGGTACGGGCTTCGCGCCGCTGAAGGCGATCGTCGAGCATGCCGCGTTCAAGAACATCACGCGCCCGATGACGCTGTACTGGGGCGCGCGCCGCAAGAAGGATCTGTACATGATGGAACTCGCCGAGCAATGGGCGCGCGAGATTCCGAACTTCAAGTTCGTGCCCGTCCTGTCCGAGCCGGACGCGGACGACGCATGGACGGGCCGCACGGGCTTCGTTCATCGCGCCGTCATCGAAGATCTGCCAGACTTGTCGGCGTATCAGGTGTACGCGTGCGGCGCACCTGTCATGGTCGAGTCGGCGCAGCGCGATTTCACGCAGCATCATCGCCTGCCGGAAGACGAGTTCTATGCGGATTCGTTCACGAGCGCGGCCGATCTCGCGAACCCCGTCTGATCGTTGCGCAGTCATCCGCATCGACTGCTTTACGGACACGGAAACCGGCCGGCGAGTGTGAAGACATGCAAATTGCAGGTTTACACGGGCGCCGGCATTGTCGTATTCTTTCGCGCATGAACCGCATCCTGTCCGAACTTCGACGTCGCCGCTCGCCGCTCCCCTAGGGGCGCCGCTGGCTTCGTCACGGATTCGCGCGAACAACGCGCAAGCAGTTCGAATCATGAAAGCCACGGCATGCCGTGGCTTTTTGTTTTTCTGCCGTTCTCTTTCTTTCCGTTGCTGGGCCATTTTGTCCGAGGCGGTTTCTTATCCCTGTTTGCCTGGAGCCTGTAGCCATGAATTTCAATGAGTATCCGATCGATTCGCTGATGTACATCACGAACCGGCCCGAAATCGTTTTCACGCACGGCAAGGGCTCGTGGCTCTATGACAACACCGGCAAGCGATATCTGGATTTCATTCAGGGCTGGGCGGTAAACAGCCTCGGCCATTGCAACGACGGCGTGATCGAAGCGCTCACGCAACAGGCGCGCACGCTGATCAATCCGTCGCCGGCGTTCTACAACGAGCCGATGGCGAAGCTCGCGGGCCTGCTCACGCAGCACAGCTGCTTCGACAAGGTGTTCTTCACGAACAGCGGCGCCGAAGCGAACGAAGGCGCGATCAAACTCGCGCGCAAGTACGGCAAGAAGTTCAAGAACGGCGCGTACGAGATCATCACGTTCGATCACAGCTTCCACGGCCGCACGCTCGCGACGATGTCGGCGAGCGGCAAGCCGGGCTGGGACACGATCTATGCGCCGCAGGTGCCGGGCTTCCCGAAAGCCGACCTGAACGACATCGCGTCCGTTGAGAAGCTGATCACCGACAAGACGATCGCCGTGATGCTCGAGCCGATCCAGGGCGAAGGCGGCGTGATCCCTGCCACACGTGAGTTCATGCAGCAGTTGCGCGAGCTGACCACGAAGCACAACCTGCTGCTGATCGTCGATGAAGTGCAAAGCGGCTGCGGCCGTGCGGGCACGTTGTTCGCCTACGAGCTGTCGGGTATCGAGCCGGATGTGATGACGCTGGCGAAGGGCATCGGCAGCGGCGTGCCGCTAGGCGCGCTGTTGTGCAAGAAGCATGTCGAAGTGTTTGAAGCGGGCGATCAGGGCGGCACGTACAACGGCAATCCGCTGATGACGGCAGCCGGCTATTCGGTGATCTCGCAGTTGACGGCGCCCGGCTTCCTGGAAGGCGTGCGGGCGCGCGGCGAGTATCTGCGCGCGAAGCTGCTGGAACTGTCGGCAGAGCGCGGCT
It encodes the following:
- a CDS encoding acetylornithine transaminase, whose protein sequence is MNFNEYPIDSLMYITNRPEIVFTHGKGSWLYDNTGKRYLDFIQGWAVNSLGHCNDGVIEALTQQARTLINPSPAFYNEPMAKLAGLLTQHSCFDKVFFTNSGAEANEGAIKLARKYGKKFKNGAYEIITFDHSFHGRTLATMSASGKPGWDTIYAPQVPGFPKADLNDIASVEKLITDKTIAVMLEPIQGEGGVIPATREFMQQLRELTTKHNLLLIVDEVQSGCGRAGTLFAYELSGIEPDVMTLAKGIGSGVPLGALLCKKHVEVFEAGDQGGTYNGNPLMTAAGYSVISQLTAPGFLEGVRARGEYLRAKLLELSAERGFEGERGEGLLRALLLGKDIGNQIVEKARLMQPDGLLLNAARPNLLRFMPALNVTTEEIDQMMSMLRSILDTL